A window of the Desulforapulum autotrophicum HRM2 genome harbors these coding sequences:
- a CDS encoding response regulator — translation MEERFHHTVLVVGTGADEFASIEHRLTKIGVTVMSVDGGEQGLEKIKVVLKPFSIIIADQHLPDMQGHDFLERAKKLTPDSVRFLVTGNPSMDVIIAAVNRGAIHRYILKPLDTEAFFNTVRSGLSKYEVVLENVRLLALAKEQNAKLYMYNCDLKDRSESHQKTIGQLDQEIRKIILAREQADREEPAPMVLQGIFMENGLLTREKMDIFYKNLMGQLFVRFQEIAEKKGFSMPETIDARS, via the coding sequence ATGGAAGAGAGGTTCCACCATACCGTCCTTGTGGTTGGCACTGGGGCGGATGAGTTCGCAAGCATTGAACATCGCCTGACAAAGATCGGGGTGACGGTCATGTCTGTTGATGGCGGTGAACAGGGGCTTGAAAAAATTAAGGTTGTTTTAAAACCATTTTCCATCATTATCGCGGATCAGCATTTGCCTGACATGCAGGGACACGATTTTCTGGAGAGGGCAAAAAAACTTACGCCGGACTCGGTTCGTTTCCTTGTGACCGGGAATCCGTCCATGGATGTTATCATCGCCGCGGTCAACCGGGGGGCGATCCATCGTTATATTTTAAAACCACTGGATACGGAAGCGTTTTTCAACACCGTCCGTTCAGGTCTTTCCAAGTATGAAGTGGTTCTGGAGAATGTGAGACTGCTTGCCCTTGCAAAGGAACAGAACGCAAAATTGTACATGTACAACTGTGACCTCAAGGACCGGTCAGAGTCCCACCAAAAGACCATTGGACAGTTGGACCAGGAAATCAGAAAAATCATTCTGGCCCGGGAACAGGCAGATCGGGAGGAGCCAGCGCCCATGGTTCTCCAGGGGATTTTCATGGAAAACGGGCTCTTGACCCGGGAAAAAATGGACATTTTTTACAAGAATCTCATGGGCCAGTTATTTGTCCGGTTTCAGGAGATTGCTGAAAAAAAAGGATTTTCCATGCCGGAGACGATTGATGCCAGATCCTAG
- the hrpA gene encoding ATP-dependent RNA helicase HrpA has translation MKRVKKIERLLPETMCADRYCLVQDVQRLKRLIKQNTPDRAGLQSRIAALEGRVDKSRQEREQRQASMPDIAYLPELPITGKKDEIIHALKFHRVVIISGETGSGKTTQIPKFCMAAGRGAAGKIGCTQPRRIAAITVAARIAEELGQLPGGVVGHKIRFDDRSSKDSIIKIMTDGILLAETQHDPFLNEYDTIIVDEAHERSLNIDFTLGILRNLVRKRPDLTLVVTSATIDTEKFSKAFDNAPVIEVSGRMFPVELRYAPIDDPDNDDLDDQGYVEAAAGAVDEIQRQSRTGDILVFMPTERDIEETIELIQGRKYPGTLVLPLFARLSARDQARVFSRGVGRKIIVSTNVAETSLTIPGIKYVVDSGLARILHYSPRTRTTALPVSPISRSSANQRMGRCGRVANGICIRLFSEDAFESRPLFTSPEILRSNLAEVILRMISLKLGNVAAFPFIDPPAPKSIKDGFDTLVELGAIQQRRGKNNQRGGYALTTRGRVMAKIPVDPKLSRILLEADHNGCLDEAVVIVSALSIADPRQRPKDKVQHADQMHAAFKDPSSDFVTLLNIWKAYVAAEHSLKTRNQVRRFCKDNFLSFRRFREWGDIQHQIRSVLKEHGITRSNTDSTVTKVGTKGLKAKAFEIGGPFYTALHKSILAGYLANIAQKKEKNNYTATKGRAATIFPGSGLYNSGGSWIVAAEFVETTKLFARGVAIIDPQWLEETGQELLTRTWSTPRWEKQRGEVVATEQISLFGLVIVPERTVAYGKINPREAGEIFIRQALVEQEVARPLGFMVHNQALIDELRQVEEKTRRRDIVVTEDDMFLFYQQRLDQDFSNLATFTRFLKEQGSDLFLRMTLEDLQQRSPDRDELLKFPDSLEMGGGSFRLEYGFQPGAETDGVTVKVPATSAASVSVSTIDRLVPGLLTEKIAALIKALPKRFRVRLVPVADTAAMIADSLPESDRPLFVELSHFIKQRFKVDIPPSAWSDATLEEHLKIRISITDAKGKEVAASRENDLLDKYAKGHGSNDLLFEDAKRRLERTGVTSWDFGDISSPVLLGQGQELSYNVYYGLQSEEQGVGLRLFKSHAEARRSHVAGVEKLSTICFEADFKALKKDVKKWTLLRPRTSKFGGWERFQNALVSCVFRELFSRDVRTPKAFLELADKHLPLVYRHGEELMKTMVTLFDEHDRTLTLLKNLFLKSGNRPTVLAMAQTLEKDLAALLPELFPSLYDFTRIKKLERYVAAIRIRAERGAVEPVKDSVKAGLVAEHTLKLNNLVATLSKESSREKVEAVEAFYWMIEEYKVSVFAQELGTLVKISPKRLNTMWREIQAMI, from the coding sequence ATGAAAAGAGTCAAAAAAATTGAACGGCTGTTGCCGGAGACCATGTGTGCCGATCGGTACTGTCTGGTCCAGGATGTTCAACGGCTGAAACGGCTGATCAAACAGAACACCCCGGACCGTGCCGGCCTTCAATCCCGGATAGCTGCCCTTGAAGGGCGGGTCGATAAATCCAGGCAGGAGAGGGAACAAAGACAGGCGTCCATGCCGGATATTGCCTACCTCCCAGAACTGCCCATCACGGGGAAAAAAGATGAAATCATCCACGCCCTGAAGTTCCATCGGGTGGTGATCATCTCAGGCGAAACAGGGTCAGGAAAAACCACCCAGATTCCCAAGTTCTGCATGGCCGCAGGCAGGGGGGCTGCCGGCAAGATCGGCTGCACCCAGCCAAGGCGCATTGCGGCCATCACGGTTGCGGCAAGAATCGCAGAAGAACTCGGACAGTTGCCGGGTGGTGTTGTGGGGCACAAGATCCGGTTTGACGACAGATCGTCAAAGGATTCCATCATCAAGATCATGACCGACGGCATTTTGCTAGCCGAGACCCAGCATGATCCATTTTTAAACGAATATGACACCATCATCGTGGACGAGGCCCATGAGCGGAGCCTGAACATTGATTTTACCCTGGGGATTCTGCGAAATCTGGTCAGAAAAAGGCCGGATCTTACCTTGGTTGTTACCTCTGCCACCATTGATACGGAAAAATTTTCCAAGGCCTTTGACAATGCGCCGGTGATCGAGGTGTCGGGCCGAATGTTTCCTGTTGAGTTGAGGTACGCACCCATTGACGACCCTGATAACGACGACCTGGATGACCAGGGGTATGTGGAGGCCGCTGCCGGGGCCGTGGACGAAATTCAACGCCAGTCCAGAACAGGTGATATCCTTGTGTTCATGCCCACGGAGCGGGACATTGAGGAAACCATCGAATTGATCCAGGGCCGGAAATATCCAGGCACCCTTGTGCTGCCCCTTTTTGCAAGGCTTTCCGCCAGGGACCAGGCCAGGGTGTTTTCCCGGGGGGTGGGAAGAAAGATCATTGTTTCAACCAACGTGGCTGAAACCTCGCTGACCATTCCCGGCATTAAATACGTGGTGGATTCAGGTCTTGCCAGAATACTTCACTATTCGCCACGGACCCGAACCACGGCCCTTCCGGTTTCTCCCATCTCCAGGAGCAGCGCCAACCAGAGAATGGGCCGGTGCGGCAGGGTGGCTAACGGCATCTGCATCCGTCTGTTTAGTGAGGATGCGTTTGAGTCCCGGCCCCTCTTTACCTCGCCCGAGATTCTGAGGAGCAACCTTGCCGAGGTTATTTTGCGGATGATTTCGCTTAAACTTGGGAATGTGGCGGCCTTTCCCTTTATTGATCCACCTGCACCCAAGAGCATCAAGGACGGGTTTGACACCCTTGTCGAGCTTGGCGCCATCCAGCAGCGAAGGGGTAAAAACAATCAGCGGGGGGGGTATGCCCTTACGACCAGGGGGCGGGTCATGGCGAAAATTCCCGTGGATCCAAAGCTGTCACGGATACTTCTCGAGGCAGACCACAATGGCTGCCTTGACGAGGCCGTTGTTATCGTTTCGGCCCTTTCCATTGCCGATCCCCGACAACGGCCCAAGGATAAGGTCCAGCATGCCGATCAGATGCACGCAGCCTTTAAGGACCCCTCATCTGACTTTGTGACGCTTTTAAACATCTGGAAGGCCTATGTGGCGGCTGAGCACTCCCTCAAGACCCGCAACCAGGTAAGACGTTTCTGCAAGGATAACTTCCTTTCGTTCAGGCGGTTCAGGGAGTGGGGCGATATTCAGCACCAGATTCGGTCGGTGCTCAAAGAACACGGCATCACCCGGAGCAATACCGATAGCACGGTTACCAAGGTTGGAACAAAGGGTCTCAAGGCAAAGGCATTTGAAATTGGTGGTCCTTTTTATACAGCCCTTCACAAGAGTATTCTTGCGGGTTATCTCGCAAACATTGCCCAGAAAAAAGAGAAAAACAATTACACGGCCACAAAGGGGCGTGCCGCGACGATTTTTCCAGGTTCCGGCCTGTACAACAGCGGGGGCAGCTGGATCGTTGCCGCCGAGTTTGTCGAGACCACAAAACTCTTTGCAAGGGGTGTTGCGATCATTGATCCCCAATGGCTTGAGGAGACCGGCCAGGAGCTTTTGACCCGGACCTGGTCAACGCCCCGGTGGGAAAAACAGAGGGGGGAAGTGGTGGCCACGGAGCAGATTTCCCTGTTTGGCCTTGTGATTGTGCCGGAACGTACCGTCGCCTATGGGAAAATTAATCCCAGGGAGGCCGGAGAAATTTTTATCCGTCAGGCCCTTGTGGAACAGGAGGTGGCAAGGCCCCTTGGGTTTATGGTTCACAACCAAGCTTTGATCGACGAGCTTCGCCAGGTGGAGGAGAAGACCCGGCGGAGGGACATTGTTGTCACCGAAGACGACATGTTTTTGTTCTACCAGCAGCGCCTGGACCAGGATTTTTCCAACCTTGCCACCTTTACCCGGTTTCTCAAGGAGCAAGGATCGGATCTGTTTCTGCGCATGACCCTTGAGGACCTCCAGCAGCGATCACCGGACAGGGACGAACTGTTGAAATTTCCAGACTCACTTGAGATGGGAGGGGGAAGCTTTCGCCTTGAGTACGGGTTTCAGCCGGGTGCTGAAACAGACGGGGTAACGGTAAAGGTGCCTGCAACATCGGCAGCCTCGGTCAGTGTCTCCACCATTGACCGGCTGGTTCCCGGGCTTTTAACGGAAAAAATAGCCGCCCTGATCAAGGCTCTTCCCAAAAGGTTTCGTGTCAGACTGGTACCTGTGGCAGACACGGCTGCCATGATTGCCGATTCCCTGCCCGAGTCTGACCGACCCCTTTTTGTGGAACTCAGTCATTTTATCAAACAGCGGTTTAAGGTGGATATCCCTCCGTCTGCCTGGTCGGATGCCACCCTTGAAGAGCATCTGAAGATTCGCATCTCCATCACCGACGCCAAGGGTAAAGAAGTGGCTGCCTCCAGGGAAAATGATCTGCTCGACAAGTATGCAAAGGGCCATGGCTCCAATGATCTGCTGTTTGAAGATGCCAAACGACGCCTGGAACGAACCGGGGTGACCTCCTGGGATTTTGGAGACATCAGTTCCCCTGTTCTCCTGGGTCAGGGGCAGGAGTTGTCCTACAACGTCTATTACGGATTGCAATCTGAAGAACAGGGGGTGGGACTGCGGTTGTTTAAATCCCATGCCGAAGCCCGCAGATCCCATGTTGCAGGTGTTGAAAAGTTGTCGACCATCTGTTTTGAGGCCGATTTCAAGGCCTTGAAAAAGGATGTGAAAAAATGGACCCTGCTCAGACCCCGGACTTCAAAGTTCGGCGGATGGGAACGGTTCCAGAACGCCCTTGTCTCCTGCGTCTTTCGTGAGCTTTTTTCCAGGGATGTCAGGACCCCAAAGGCCTTTCTTGAACTGGCAGACAAACACCTTCCCCTTGTTTACCGCCATGGCGAGGAATTGATGAAAACCATGGTCACCCTCTTTGATGAGCACGACAGGACCCTGACCCTGCTCAAAAATCTGTTCTTGAAGTCCGGGAACCGGCCCACGGTTCTTGCCATGGCCCAGACCCTTGAAAAGGATCTTGCAGCGCTTTTGCCGGAACTGTTTCCCAGTCTTTATGATTTTACGAGAATAAAGAAACTTGAGCGTTACGTGGCAGCCATCAGAATCCGGGCCGAACGGGGAGCGGTGGAACCGGTCAAGGATAGTGTCAAGGCCGGTCTGGTTGCCGAACACACCCTGAAACTCAATAACCTGGTTGCAACCCTTTCCAAAGAGTCATCCAGGGAAAAGGTCGAAGCTGTGGAGGCGTTTTACTGGATGATTGAGGAGTACAAGGTTTCCGTGTTTGCCCAGGAGCTCGGGACCCTGGTGAAGATTTCTCCGAAAAGGCTCAACACCATGTGGCGGGAAATCCAGGCCATGATCTGA
- a CDS encoding (Fe-S)-binding protein: MGDAVIKIGGKRKSVFKDKVMKLLPDGGNLNACLTCGACASGCPATGLRGMDPRKFLRMAALGMDEEILSSEWIWMCTQCQRCIYVCPMQINIPQLVYNARASIPREKRPKGILGSCDAALSNESGSAMGTPVDDFEFVVGDVLEEYQEAQPEFADMEAPIDKPGAEFVLNQNSREPVTEPDEMVPLWKILHLVGANWTYTSKGWGGENYCMFLSDDDAWKHLVTQSTDAAEQVGCKTFLNTEUGHVTFAVLAGLKKFDIKHTFEVKNIYEYYARWIREGKLKVNSDWNKDLKIKFTVQDPCQIVRKSYGDPIAEDLRFIVKSVVGEENFIDMTPNRSNNFCCGGGGGFLQSGFKEERLSYGQTKDNQIQTTKADYCIAACHNCHAQIHELSEHYGGNYGVVHLWTLICLSLGILGPNEREYLHEDLKHVNVFHPETEM, encoded by the coding sequence ATGGGTGATGCAGTGATTAAAATTGGAGGAAAAAGGAAAAGCGTTTTCAAGGATAAGGTGATGAAGCTTCTGCCCGACGGCGGAAATCTCAATGCCTGCCTGACCTGTGGCGCATGTGCCTCGGGTTGTCCTGCAACGGGACTCAGAGGAATGGACCCCCGAAAGTTCCTGAGAATGGCGGCCCTTGGAATGGACGAGGAGATCTTGAGTTCCGAATGGATCTGGATGTGCACCCAGTGCCAGAGATGTATCTATGTCTGCCCGATGCAGATTAACATCCCCCAGCTGGTATACAACGCCAGGGCGTCAATCCCGAGAGAGAAAAGGCCCAAGGGGATCCTGGGATCCTGCGATGCAGCCTTGTCCAATGAGTCCGGCAGTGCCATGGGAACCCCTGTGGATGATTTCGAATTTGTTGTGGGCGATGTACTTGAAGAGTACCAGGAGGCCCAACCTGAATTTGCCGATATGGAAGCTCCCATCGACAAGCCGGGTGCCGAGTTTGTTTTGAATCAGAACTCAAGGGAGCCTGTGACAGAGCCCGATGAGATGGTTCCCCTGTGGAAAATCCTTCACCTGGTTGGTGCCAACTGGACCTATACCAGCAAGGGGTGGGGAGGAGAGAACTACTGTATGTTCCTCTCGGACGACGATGCCTGGAAGCACCTGGTAACCCAGTCTACAGATGCTGCAGAGCAGGTGGGTTGCAAGACGTTCCTGAATACGGAGTGAGGGCACGTTACCTTTGCAGTCCTGGCAGGACTGAAAAAATTCGACATCAAGCACACCTTTGAAGTAAAAAATATCTACGAGTACTATGCACGCTGGATCAGGGAAGGAAAACTCAAGGTTAACTCAGACTGGAACAAGGATCTCAAGATCAAGTTTACGGTCCAGGATCCATGCCAGATCGTACGTAAATCCTATGGAGACCCAATCGCAGAAGATTTGCGGTTTATTGTTAAATCGGTTGTGGGCGAAGAAAACTTCATCGACATGACCCCGAACAGGTCCAACAACTTCTGCTGCGGCGGCGGCGGCGGGTTCCTCCAGTCAGGGTTCAAGGAAGAGAGACTGAGCTACGGTCAAACAAAGGACAACCAGATCCAGACCACCAAGGCGGATTACTGCATTGCAGCCTGTCATAACTGCCATGCCCAGATCCATGAGCTCAGTGAACACTATGGTGGAAATTACGGGGTTGTTCACCTTTGGACATTGATCTGTCTCTCCCTTGGCATCCTCGGACCCAATGAGAGGGAATACCTCCATGAAGACCTTAAGCATGTGAACGTGTTCCACCCTGAGACAGAAATGTAA
- a CDS encoding VanZ family protein has protein sequence MKIFYSLDGAGVTSAPPSFSSWSIMLTNLFYRLPVMAYCGFIFWQSSSASFDSLPTFEYADKVMHLGGYALLGALVVRMLFNEALPFSRRNLMIAAILASTLYGASDEFHQTFVAERCGDVFDVVADGLGSALGVIVYARIRVWFRESRI, from the coding sequence ATGAAGATATTTTATAGTCTTGATGGGGCAGGTGTCACATCTGCCCCTCCCTCATTTTCCTCCTGGAGTATAATGCTGACAAATCTTTTCTACCGGCTGCCGGTGATGGCCTATTGCGGGTTTATCTTCTGGCAGTCTTCTTCGGCCTCGTTTGATTCGTTGCCCACCTTTGAATATGCCGACAAGGTCATGCACCTTGGCGGCTATGCCCTGCTTGGTGCCCTTGTGGTGAGAATGCTCTTTAACGAAGCATTGCCCTTTTCCCGCAGAAATCTGATGATAGCCGCCATTCTTGCTTCAACCCTGTACGGTGCCAGCGACGAATTTCACCAGACGTTTGTTGCCGAACGGTGCGGCGATGTTTTTGATGTGGTTGCAGACGGCCTTGGCAGCGCCCTCGGGGTGATTGTCTACGCACGGATCCGGGTATGGTTCCGGGAGTCGCGCATATAA
- the thrS gene encoding threonine--tRNA ligase gives MINITLPDDSIKSFKEYPKGMDVARGISEGFARNCVAMEIDGQLLDLDVEIRNDCAVRLITTRDAEAVEILRHSAAHVMAEAVQNLHADAKLTIGPVVEDGFYYDIDMAPISDADFPKIEAEMAKIVKAKKPFQRSEITKQEALELFKDNPYKVELINGLDDQTISIYQQGDFVDLCRGPHIPHTGMIKGLKLMKTSGAYWRADQEKAQLQRLYGTAFFDKKELKAYLHLIEEAKKRDHRKIGTRMGLFSFHQEAAGMPFFHAKGMEMWNELLAYWRDEHRAAGYVETKTPVMMSRHLWEKSGHWENYRENMYTSVVDGEEYAIKPMNCPGGMLLYKTESHSYRDLPLRAGEIGLVHRHELSGALSGLFRVRAFHQDDAHIFMTPEQIESEILGVLELVERIYSRFGLGFHLELSTRPKKSIGSDEQWAEATNGLKNALDKYGQPYAINEGDGAFYGPKIDIHIKDALGRTWQCGTVQLDMALPERFDLTYKGADNEKHRPIMIHRVIYGSIERFFGILVEHFAGKFPLWLAPVQAVVLPINDDLADHAQTVKKELESNGIRCDVDLRTESLKKKIREAQVNYVPLIITIGEKEKESGTLSVRTLDGKVRMGLSMADFIPPVLAHIRARQLDEDIL, from the coding sequence ATGATTAATATAACACTTCCAGACGACAGTATAAAGTCTTTTAAAGAGTACCCTAAAGGTATGGATGTGGCAAGGGGTATTTCAGAAGGGTTTGCCCGGAACTGCGTGGCCATGGAGATTGACGGGCAACTTCTTGATCTTGATGTTGAGATTCGAAATGATTGTGCAGTGAGGCTGATCACCACAAGGGACGCCGAGGCCGTTGAGATTCTTCGACACAGTGCGGCCCATGTCATGGCTGAGGCGGTTCAGAATCTCCATGCCGACGCAAAACTCACCATCGGTCCGGTGGTTGAGGATGGATTCTATTACGACATTGATATGGCACCCATATCCGACGCTGATTTTCCAAAGATTGAAGCTGAAATGGCAAAGATCGTCAAGGCCAAGAAACCCTTTCAACGGTCCGAGATCACCAAACAGGAGGCCCTGGAGTTGTTCAAGGACAACCCCTACAAGGTCGAGCTGATCAACGGTCTGGACGATCAGACCATCTCCATCTACCAGCAGGGAGACTTTGTGGACCTTTGCCGGGGGCCCCACATTCCCCATACGGGGATGATCAAGGGTCTCAAACTCATGAAAACTTCGGGAGCCTATTGGCGGGCCGACCAGGAGAAGGCACAACTCCAACGGCTTTATGGGACGGCTTTTTTTGATAAAAAAGAGCTCAAGGCCTACCTTCATCTCATCGAGGAGGCAAAGAAACGAGATCACCGCAAGATCGGCACCCGCATGGGGCTTTTCAGTTTTCATCAGGAGGCTGCCGGTATGCCGTTCTTCCATGCAAAGGGCATGGAGATGTGGAACGAGCTTCTGGCCTACTGGCGGGACGAGCACCGGGCCGCAGGTTACGTGGAGACCAAAACTCCGGTGATGATGAGCCGTCACCTCTGGGAAAAGAGCGGGCACTGGGAAAACTATCGGGAAAATATGTACACCTCGGTGGTGGATGGTGAGGAGTATGCCATTAAGCCCATGAACTGTCCCGGTGGCATGCTGCTTTACAAGACTGAGTCCCACTCCTACCGGGATCTTCCCCTGCGGGCAGGGGAGATTGGCCTTGTTCACCGCCACGAACTCTCAGGGGCCCTTTCCGGCCTTTTCCGGGTCCGTGCCTTTCACCAGGACGATGCCCATATTTTCATGACCCCGGAGCAGATTGAGAGCGAAATTCTGGGTGTGCTCGAGCTTGTGGAGCGGATCTATTCACGGTTTGGCCTTGGCTTTCACCTGGAGCTCTCCACCCGGCCCAAGAAATCCATCGGGTCCGACGAGCAGTGGGCCGAGGCTACCAACGGCTTGAAAAATGCCCTGGACAAGTATGGTCAGCCCTATGCCATTAATGAGGGTGATGGTGCCTTTTATGGCCCCAAGATAGATATCCACATCAAGGACGCCCTGGGAAGAACCTGGCAGTGCGGTACGGTTCAGCTGGACATGGCTCTGCCCGAGCGGTTTGATCTGACCTACAAGGGTGCTGACAACGAAAAACACCGGCCCATCATGATCCATCGGGTGATCTATGGCTCTATTGAACGGTTCTTCGGCATTCTGGTCGAGCACTTTGCCGGCAAATTTCCCCTGTGGCTCGCACCTGTTCAGGCCGTGGTGCTGCCCATTAACGATGACCTTGCCGACCATGCACAAACGGTGAAAAAAGAGCTTGAAAGTAACGGCATTCGGTGTGATGTGGACTTGAGGACCGAGAGCCTGAAAAAGAAAATCCGGGAGGCCCAGGTGAACTATGTGCCCCTGATCATCACCATTGGTGAAAAGGAAAAGGAGAGTGGCACCCTCAGCGTCAGGACCCTTGACGGCAAGGTGCGCATGGGGCTTTCCATGGCTGATTTCATTCCTCCTGTACTCGCCCACATCCGGGCAAGACAACTGGATGAAGATATTTTATAG
- a CDS encoding ribonuclease D, with amino-acid sequence MIEYTLIENDEDLAARCDLLKTEKRLAFDLEADSMHHFKEKVCLVQMADPNDSFVVDPLSIDDLSVLKPVFEDPAITKVFHGSDFDIRSLDRDFDIHVNNLFDTEIACRFLGIQKRSLAALLEKHFDLTLDKRFQKTDWSRRPLSKEMIAYSVNDVAYLLELSDILKKRLEDEGRLAWAEEEFELQTRVRHDNNGNEPLFLKFKGSGKMGRRSLAVLESLLQFRKTLAVEKDKPLFKIISSEAIAKMAANQPETLHSLKELRALSPRQMDMYGTQCVAAIVGALKTPEKELPVYPRKRLPEMAPQVPERIRSLKEMRITASNKTRIEPGFLLNNTMITAIAIASPRTADELAQIDGMRNWQLEALTDDILSTLRICA; translated from the coding sequence ATGATTGAATATACACTGATCGAAAATGACGAGGACCTTGCGGCCCGTTGCGACCTTCTCAAAACAGAAAAACGGCTGGCCTTTGATCTTGAGGCAGACTCCATGCACCACTTTAAGGAAAAGGTGTGCCTGGTCCAGATGGCTGACCCCAATGACTCGTTTGTGGTTGACCCCCTGAGCATTGATGATTTGTCCGTGCTCAAACCCGTGTTTGAAGATCCCGCCATCACCAAGGTGTTCCATGGATCAGACTTTGACATCCGCAGCCTTGACAGGGATTTTGACATCCATGTAAACAACCTGTTTGACACGGAAATCGCCTGCCGATTCCTCGGCATTCAGAAAAGAAGCCTTGCAGCCCTGCTCGAGAAACACTTTGACCTGACCCTGGACAAACGGTTCCAGAAAACCGACTGGTCCAGACGCCCCCTGTCAAAGGAGATGATCGCCTACAGCGTCAATGATGTGGCCTATCTTCTGGAACTCAGTGATATCCTCAAAAAACGCCTGGAGGATGAGGGCAGACTTGCCTGGGCAGAAGAAGAGTTTGAACTTCAGACCCGGGTGCGCCATGACAACAATGGCAACGAACCTCTGTTCCTGAAATTCAAGGGTTCAGGGAAGATGGGAAGACGCTCCCTTGCCGTGCTTGAAAGCCTTCTCCAGTTCAGAAAGACCCTGGCAGTGGAAAAAGACAAACCCCTGTTCAAAATCATCAGTTCCGAGGCCATTGCCAAAATGGCGGCCAACCAGCCTGAGACCCTTCACAGCCTCAAGGAACTCCGGGCCTTGAGCCCCAGACAGATGGACATGTATGGCACCCAATGCGTTGCAGCCATTGTTGGGGCACTCAAAACACCTGAAAAAGAGCTTCCTGTTTACCCGAGAAAACGACTTCCGGAAATGGCCCCCCAGGTCCCCGAACGAATAAGATCCCTCAAGGAGATGAGAATCACGGCCAGCAACAAGACCCGGATCGAACCCGGCTTCCTCCTCAACAACACCATGATTACGGCCATTGCTATTGCATCACCCAGGACTGCCGACGAACTCGCACAGATCGACGGCATGAGAAACTGGCAGTTAGAGGCCCTGACCGATGATATTTTATCCACCCTCAGGATCTGTGCCTGA
- the dapF gene encoding diaminopimelate epimerase, with translation MELNFTKMEGLGNDFVMLDDRNGAIVQTVPYPVLAKKLCSRRFGVGGDGIIIIIDSETADVGFKIFNPDGSEPEMCGNGMRCFAKLVFEQGIVTKQRFTVETLAGTIIPEILLSDTRQVEAICVDMGEPILEPDRIPFKCNRQRAVNEQIQVKGETVSITAVSMGNPHAVIFVDDVKKIDLENLGRAIETHELFPAKTNVEFVTVLNDQELVMRVWERGAGETLACGTGASAVLVAASLNGLTRETALVHLAGGDLSIHWDQQSNHLFKTGPATHVFTGRIKI, from the coding sequence ATGGAACTGAACTTCACCAAAATGGAGGGTCTCGGAAACGACTTTGTCATGCTCGACGACAGGAACGGGGCCATTGTTCAGACAGTGCCCTATCCCGTGCTTGCGAAAAAACTCTGTTCACGCCGATTCGGTGTCGGCGGTGACGGCATTATCATCATCATTGATTCCGAAACAGCGGATGTGGGTTTCAAAATCTTCAACCCCGACGGATCAGAACCGGAAATGTGCGGCAACGGCATGCGCTGCTTTGCAAAACTTGTGTTTGAACAAGGAATCGTCACCAAACAGCGTTTCACAGTTGAAACCCTTGCCGGAACCATCATTCCAGAAATTCTACTCTCAGATACCCGTCAGGTTGAAGCCATATGCGTGGACATGGGAGAGCCGATCCTTGAACCCGACCGAATTCCTTTTAAATGCAACCGACAACGGGCCGTTAATGAGCAGATCCAGGTCAAGGGAGAAACAGTTTCCATTACGGCCGTATCCATGGGCAATCCCCATGCCGTTATATTTGTAGATGATGTCAAAAAAATCGACCTTGAGAACCTGGGCAGGGCAATCGAGACCCATGAACTATTTCCTGCAAAAACCAATGTGGAATTTGTAACGGTCCTCAACGATCAAGAACTTGTGATGCGGGTATGGGAGCGGGGAGCCGGCGAAACCCTGGCCTGCGGGACAGGTGCCTCGGCAGTCCTTGTGGCGGCCTCGCTCAACGGACTCACCCGGGAAACAGCCCTGGTTCACCTTGCTGGAGGCGATCTTTCCATCCACTGGGATCAGCAGAGCAACCATCTTTTTAAGACCGGTCCTGCCACCCATGTCTTTACCGGCAGAATCAAGATCTGA